In a single window of the Gemmatimonadales bacterium genome:
- the pcaF gene encoding 3-oxoadipyl-CoA thiolase, giving the protein MKPVFLVDGVRTPIGSFGGSLAHVRADDLAAHVITKLLDRHPNLDRERIGDVMLGCANQAGEDNRNVARMALLLAGLPVSVPGETVNRLCASGMSAVANASRAVREGDGDLYIAGGVEQMTRAPYVLSKSSQAFARNAELFDTSLGWRFVNPRMRDLYGVDSMGQTAENVATESGISRADQDKFALWSQQKTAASQQRCRFQSEIVPVTVPGASRGEPGRLFAQDEFPRPDSTLEGLGKLKPAFRTDGKGSVTAGNSSGINDGACALLLASERAVEEFGFTPLARIVATAVAGVEPRTMGLGPVPATRRILAKTKLSLPDLDVIELNEAFAAQVLACVRQLGLDDRDPRLNPNGGAIALGHPLGMSGARLLLTAAHELKQTGKQYALCTMCVGVGQGMATIIARV; this is encoded by the coding sequence ATGAAGCCGGTATTTCTGGTCGACGGCGTGCGTACGCCGATCGGAAGCTTTGGCGGGAGCCTGGCCCACGTGCGGGCCGATGATCTTGCGGCGCACGTCATCACCAAGCTGCTCGATCGCCACCCGAACCTGGATCGGGAGCGGATCGGCGATGTGATGCTCGGGTGCGCCAACCAGGCGGGCGAGGACAATCGCAACGTCGCCCGCATGGCGCTGCTCCTCGCCGGGCTGCCGGTCTCGGTACCCGGCGAGACGGTCAATCGGCTGTGCGCCAGCGGCATGAGCGCGGTGGCGAACGCGAGCCGGGCCGTGCGGGAGGGCGACGGCGACCTCTACATCGCCGGCGGCGTCGAGCAGATGACCCGCGCGCCCTACGTGCTCTCCAAGTCGAGTCAGGCGTTCGCCCGGAACGCGGAGCTGTTCGACACCAGCCTGGGCTGGCGCTTCGTCAACCCCAGGATGCGCGATCTCTACGGCGTGGACTCCATGGGCCAGACCGCGGAGAATGTGGCGACGGAGAGCGGGATCAGCCGGGCGGACCAGGACAAGTTCGCCCTCTGGTCGCAACAGAAGACCGCCGCCAGCCAGCAGCGCTGCCGATTCCAGTCCGAGATCGTCCCCGTCACGGTGCCGGGTGCGTCCCGGGGCGAGCCGGGCCGCCTCTTCGCGCAGGACGAGTTCCCCCGCCCCGACTCGACCCTCGAGGGGCTCGGCAAGCTCAAACCCGCGTTCCGGACCGACGGCAAGGGGAGCGTCACCGCAGGCAACTCGTCCGGCATCAACGATGGCGCGTGCGCCTTGCTGCTGGCCTCGGAGCGCGCGGTGGAGGAATTCGGCTTCACACCGCTGGCGCGCATCGTCGCCACCGCGGTCGCGGGCGTCGAGCCCCGGACCATGGGCCTCGGGCCGGTTCCCGCGACGCGCAGGATCCTGGCCAAGACCAAGCTCAGCCTCCCTGACCTGGACGTCATCGAGCTCAACGAGGCCTTCGCGGCCCAGGTCCTCGCCTGCGTCCGGCAGCTCGGCCTCGACGATCGGGATCCCCGACTCAACCCCAACGGCGGCGCCATCGCGCTGGGGCACCCGCTCGGCATGTCGGGCGCGCGGCTGCTGCTCACGGCGGCCCACGAGCTCAAGCAGACCGGCAAGCAGTACGCGCTCTGCACGATGTGCGTCGGAGTGGGCCAGGGCATGGCGACGATCATCGCTCGGGTATAG
- a CDS encoding transferase hexapeptide repeat family protein: MPNVFAFEGFIPVVHESAFIHPNATLTGNVVIGRDVYVGPGAAIRGDWGGVIIEDGCNVQENSTIHMFPGVTVVLEASAHIGHGAVVHGARIGRNALVGMNAVVMDRAVVGAESIVGALCFVPADMIIPPRTVVAGNPARVVKQVSDAMLQWKTEGTRLYQALPRRLHDSLRPADPLRQVPSDRPQQQASYQTWHETRQAAPADGE, encoded by the coding sequence GTGCCCAACGTCTTCGCCTTCGAAGGTTTCATCCCCGTCGTCCATGAGTCGGCCTTCATTCATCCCAATGCGACGCTGACCGGCAACGTCGTGATCGGGCGGGACGTGTACGTCGGACCGGGCGCGGCGATTCGCGGCGACTGGGGTGGCGTGATCATCGAGGACGGCTGCAACGTCCAGGAGAACTCCACGATTCACATGTTTCCCGGCGTGACCGTCGTGCTTGAGGCGAGCGCGCACATCGGCCACGGTGCCGTGGTCCACGGGGCCCGGATCGGCCGTAACGCGTTGGTCGGGATGAACGCGGTGGTGATGGATCGGGCGGTGGTGGGCGCGGAATCGATCGTCGGCGCCTTGTGCTTCGTTCCGGCCGACATGATCATCCCGCCACGCACGGTGGTCGCCGGCAATCCGGCGCGAGTAGTGAAGCAGGTCTCGGACGCCATGCTCCAGTGGAAGACCGAGGGCACCCGCCTCTACCAGGCCTTGCCGCGGCGGCTGCACGACTCGCTTCGGCCGGCTGATCCGCTCCGCCAGGTACCGTCCGACCGCCCCCAGCAGCAGGCGTCCTACCAGACGTGGCACGA
- a CDS encoding 3-hydroxyacyl-CoA dehydrogenase NAD-binding domain-containing protein → MGVLGAGPMGGGIAQVAAVAGHPVVLQDLDEGAIVRARAGIEKALARETEKGRLTQSAAEAARGRVRYVVGGDMSGFTSCHLVIEAIVERLGPKRESFAALEQAVPPEAMLATNTSALSITTIAAACRRPERVVGLHFFNPAPIMPLVEVVRGQATPGALVDAACALIQRWGKTTVVASDTPGFIVNRIARPYYGEALRILEEGIADCATIDWAMRTLGGFRMGPFELMDLIGNDVNFAVTSAVYEGFFFDPRYKPSLTQRRLVDANLLGRKTGRGYYDYRNGAVPPAPREDEALGRSILDRILAMLINEAVDAVFWGVATPADIDVAMVKGVNYPKGLIAWAEELGFGVALERLERLQAEYAEDRYRPSPLLRRLAASGGTLRG, encoded by the coding sequence GTGGGTGTCCTCGGGGCGGGCCCCATGGGCGGCGGCATCGCACAGGTCGCCGCCGTCGCGGGACACCCGGTCGTCCTGCAGGACCTCGACGAGGGGGCCATCGTTCGGGCCCGCGCCGGGATCGAAAAGGCGCTGGCTCGGGAGACCGAGAAGGGCCGCTTGACTCAGTCGGCCGCCGAGGCGGCGCGGGGACGTGTCCGGTACGTGGTGGGCGGCGATATGAGCGGTTTCACGTCCTGTCACCTCGTCATCGAGGCGATCGTCGAGCGGCTGGGGCCCAAGCGCGAGAGCTTCGCCGCGCTCGAACAGGCGGTCCCGCCGGAGGCGATGCTCGCGACCAACACCTCGGCCCTGTCGATCACCACCATCGCCGCCGCCTGCCGACGGCCCGAGCGGGTGGTCGGCCTTCATTTCTTCAATCCCGCGCCGATCATGCCGCTGGTGGAGGTGGTGCGCGGGCAGGCGACGCCGGGGGCGCTGGTCGATGCTGCCTGCGCCCTGATCCAGCGCTGGGGCAAGACCACCGTGGTCGCCTCCGATACCCCCGGCTTCATCGTGAACCGGATCGCCCGACCCTACTATGGCGAGGCGCTCCGGATCCTGGAGGAAGGCATCGCCGATTGCGCCACCATCGACTGGGCGATGCGGACGCTCGGCGGGTTCAGGATGGGGCCCTTCGAGCTGATGGACCTGATCGGCAACGACGTCAACTTCGCGGTGACGTCAGCGGTCTACGAGGGGTTCTTCTTCGATCCGCGCTACAAGCCCTCGCTCACTCAGCGCCGCCTGGTCGATGCCAACCTGCTGGGACGCAAGACCGGCCGGGGCTACTACGATTATCGCAACGGTGCGGTCCCACCGGCACCGAGGGAGGACGAGGCCCTGGGGCGATCGATCCTGGACCGGATCCTGGCGATGCTGATCAACGAGGCGGTCGACGCCGTCTTCTGGGGCGTGGCCACGCCGGCGGACATCGACGTCGCGATGGTGAAGGGGGTCAACTACCCGAAAGGGCTCATCGCGTGGGCGGAGGAGCTGGGGTTTGGGGTCGCGCTCGAGCGGCTGGAGCGCCTCCAGGCGGAGTACGCTGAGGATCGCTACCGGCCGAGCCCGCTGCTCCGGCGCCTGGCCGCATCCGGTGGAACGCTCCGCGGGTGA
- the paaI gene encoding hydroxyphenylacetyl-CoA thioesterase PaaI codes for MSALPADPERRATAVVSHMLAHDEFSRWLGVELIEVEPTRVTIRMVVREDMTNGFGVCHGGVTFAFADSAFAFASNTGGQVSVSIENSMTYPSAVRVGDVLVAEAEQEASSRRLGFYRVRVTRNDGLVVALFRGTVYQTDQLHDVGHDGSE; via the coding sequence GTGAGCGCCCTGCCGGCCGACCCGGAGCGGCGCGCGACTGCGGTCGTGAGCCACATGCTGGCGCACGACGAATTCAGTCGGTGGTTGGGCGTCGAGCTCATCGAGGTGGAGCCGACCCGGGTGACGATTCGCATGGTGGTACGGGAGGACATGACTAACGGGTTCGGAGTATGCCACGGCGGGGTCACCTTTGCCTTCGCAGATAGCGCCTTCGCCTTTGCCAGCAATACTGGAGGCCAGGTGAGCGTCAGCATCGAGAACAGCATGACCTACCCCTCGGCCGTCCGGGTGGGGGACGTGCTCGTGGCCGAGGCGGAGCAGGAGGCCAGCAGCCGGCGCCTGGGGTTTTACCGGGTGCGCGTCACCAGGAACGACGGCCTCGTGGTCGCCCTCTTTCGAGGCACGGTCTACCAGACGGACCAGCTGCACGACGTGGGGCACGATGGGAGTGAGTGA
- a CDS encoding enoyl-CoA hydratase-related protein: MAHRFILFEVDHGVARITLNRPDVLNSIHTAMSGEIQDVLAQAAREREIRAVLLTGKGRGFCAGQDLDEVRPGAAVDDFAAHARKVYTPLVRGLRTLEKPVICAVNGVAAGAGANLALACDLVLAAEEASFVQAFAKIGLVLDTGGSFLLPRLVGLARATALAMLAEKITAAQAVEMGLIYRAYPAASLDDEASKLALHLATQPTLGLGLTKRLLNASLVNDLEAQLELEAECQGAAGRSADYAEGVAAFLAKRKPVFTGQ, translated from the coding sequence ATGGCCCATCGGTTCATTCTGTTCGAGGTCGATCATGGCGTCGCGCGCATCACCCTGAACCGACCCGACGTCCTCAACAGCATTCACACCGCCATGTCGGGCGAGATCCAGGACGTCCTGGCGCAGGCCGCGCGGGAGCGCGAGATCCGCGCGGTGCTCCTTACCGGCAAGGGACGCGGCTTCTGCGCCGGCCAGGACCTGGACGAGGTTCGCCCCGGTGCGGCGGTGGATGACTTCGCCGCCCACGCGCGGAAGGTCTACACGCCGTTGGTCCGTGGCCTCCGGACGCTGGAGAAGCCCGTTATCTGCGCCGTCAACGGGGTCGCCGCCGGAGCGGGGGCGAATCTGGCCCTCGCGTGCGACCTGGTCCTGGCCGCGGAGGAAGCCTCCTTCGTGCAGGCGTTCGCGAAGATCGGCCTGGTACTGGACACCGGCGGGAGCTTCCTCCTGCCCCGGCTGGTCGGGCTGGCCCGGGCGACGGCGCTCGCGATGCTGGCCGAGAAGATCACGGCGGCGCAGGCGGTGGAAATGGGGTTGATCTACCGGGCGTACCCGGCCGCGTCGCTCGACGACGAGGCGTCGAAGCTCGCCCTCCACCTCGCCACCCAACCGACGCTCGGCCTCGGCCTCACGAAGCGGCTGCTGAACGCGTCCTTGGTCAACGACCTGGAAGCGCAGCTCGAGCTCGAAGCCGAGTGCCAGGGCGCCGCCGGACGCAGCGCGGACTACGCCGAGGGAGTGGCGGCGTTCCTGGCGAAGCGGAAGCCGGTCTTCACCGGACAGTGA